In a single window of the Sander lucioperca isolate FBNREF2018 chromosome 19, SLUC_FBN_1.2, whole genome shotgun sequence genome:
- the LOC118493811 gene encoding kinase D-interacting substrate of 220 kDa B-like, with product MSICSEDQCSLLASSPEESWPAARTFNLNRTPSNVTLNNNTNATQGGRQRTPPEGSTAQHPSDVIISPSTGTSGMTPGGGGGATRPGPNNENVRVVHLKRGLKPGDPPEICTVSSDTVTFGEERESIL from the exons ATGTCCATCTGCAGTGAGGACCAGTGCAGCCTGCTCGCTAGCAGCCCCGAAGAGAGCTGGCCCGCCGCCAGAACCTTCAACCTGAACCGCACGCCCAGCAACGTCACGCTCAACAACAACACCAACGCCACGCAGGGCGGACGCCAACGTACGCCACCGGAGGGCTCCACCGCCCAACACCCCAG TGATGTCATCATCTCGCCGAGCACGGGCACGTCCGGCATGACGCCCGGTGGCGGTGGCGGGGCCACGCGGCCGGGGCCGAACAACGAGAACGTGCGCGTGGTTCACCTGAAGAGAGGCCTGAAGCCCGGCGACCCCCCCGAGATCTGCACCGTGTCCTCAGACACCGTCACCTTCGGCGAGGAGCGGGAGAGCATCCTGTGA